One window of the Pseudomonas knackmussii B13 genome contains the following:
- the gfa gene encoding S-(hydroxymethyl)glutathione synthase produces the protein MSTVHLHPSLDNGIRPEQPGFSGGTLQCLCATDKVEVKVAAQTLHNHACGCTKCWKPAGATFAVIAVVPRDKVSVVAHGEKLHIVDESAVIQRHACRACGAHLFGRIENKDHAFYGLDFVHTELSPQQGWAAPGFAAFVSSVIESGTPPSQMEAIRKRLRELSLEPYDCLSPPLMDALATHAAKQKGTYREA, from the coding sequence ATGAGCACGGTTCACCTTCATCCCTCGCTGGACAACGGCATCCGCCCGGAACAGCCCGGCTTCAGTGGCGGCACGCTGCAGTGCCTGTGCGCGACCGACAAAGTGGAAGTCAAGGTCGCGGCCCAGACGCTGCACAACCACGCCTGCGGCTGCACCAAGTGCTGGAAGCCCGCCGGGGCGACCTTCGCGGTGATCGCCGTGGTGCCGCGCGACAAGGTCAGCGTGGTGGCCCACGGCGAGAAGCTGCACATCGTCGACGAGAGCGCCGTCATCCAGCGGCACGCCTGCCGCGCCTGCGGGGCGCACCTGTTCGGGCGCATCGAGAACAAGGACCACGCCTTCTACGGCCTGGATTTCGTCCACACCGAACTCTCGCCGCAACAAGGCTGGGCGGCGCCAGGCTTCGCCGCCTTCGTTTCCTCGGTGATCGAGAGCGGCACGCCGCCGTCGCAGATGGAAGCCATCCGCAAGCGCCTGCGCGAGCTGAGCCTGGAGCCCTACGACTGCCTGTCGCCGCCGCTGATGGATGCGCTGGCGACCCACGCCGCCAAGCAGAAAGGCACCTACCGCGAGGCCTGA
- a CDS encoding MarC family NAAT transporter: protein MGSLFDALMLGILALLPLINPPTTVALFLALSSGLSREEKDRQARLTAFYVFLIMTLTYYIGEFVMGVFSISIPGLRIAGGGILCIIGGRMLFPQPRPTSRSAEDDEQRTSFAFIPLAMPSTAGPGTIAMIISASASIKHNTNFPPWVLLTAPPLIFLLTALILWGCLRASDLIMKATGQSGIDAISRLMGFLLVCMGVQFAINGGVEIVQRIIDSNLHRLPQP, encoded by the coding sequence ATGGGTAGCTTGTTCGACGCGCTCATGCTCGGAATCCTGGCGCTGCTGCCGCTGATCAATCCGCCGACGACGGTGGCGCTGTTTCTCGCCCTGTCCAGCGGGCTGAGCCGGGAAGAAAAGGACCGCCAGGCGCGGCTGACCGCCTTCTACGTGTTTCTCATCATGACGCTCACCTACTACATCGGTGAGTTCGTCATGGGCGTGTTCAGCATCTCCATCCCGGGCCTGCGCATCGCCGGCGGCGGCATCCTCTGCATCATCGGCGGGCGCATGCTCTTCCCCCAGCCGCGCCCGACCTCCCGCTCGGCGGAAGACGATGAACAGCGCACCAGCTTCGCCTTCATCCCGCTGGCCATGCCGAGCACCGCAGGCCCCGGCACCATCGCGATGATCATCAGCGCCTCGGCCAGCATCAAACACAACACGAACTTTCCGCCGTGGGTCCTGCTGACCGCGCCGCCGCTGATCTTCCTGCTGACCGCGCTGATCCTCTGGGGCTGCCTGCGCGCCTCGGACCTGATCATGAAGGCCACGGGCCAGTCGGGCATCGATGCCATCTCGCGGCTGATGGGCTTCCTGCTCGTCTGCATGGGCGTGCAGTTCGCCATCAACGGCGGCGTGGAGATCGTCCAGCGGATCATCGACAGCAACCTGCACAGGCTGCCGCAGCCGTAG